In Dioscorea cayenensis subsp. rotundata cultivar TDr96_F1 chromosome 9, TDr96_F1_v2_PseudoChromosome.rev07_lg8_w22 25.fasta, whole genome shotgun sequence, a genomic segment contains:
- the LOC120269415 gene encoding uncharacterized protein LOC120269415, producing the protein MGERLNPEKGRQELEEIYSGIIDDSADLTFKDLASFQQNGVAERKNAMTPIREDKEILSKSPSLDFSKGFEGTREHLQHIEDEMNYRISARNSVNKTKPLMVVVENSPMHRPFDELGVRRRPGIPHSNICAMCDTYIYIFRHRCLVCGRVYCRECVLTGMGDMHEGRKCIECLGRRFSERYIHKAGEMGCYCWKYPNNVRSQELKWAEKGPRRGRERRPERSGMASRPMSPMMTPGGMPGTPSMSYMSRTRSPTVGTPLRSPCHNVGMSPYNVKRSSDFPSSPYAFPL; encoded by the exons ATGGGGGAAAGGTTAAACCCTGAAAAGGGAAGGCAGGAACTCGAAGAAATTTATAGCGGGATCATAGATGACTCCGCTGATCTTACATTTAAAGACCTTGCGAGCtttcaacaaaatggagttgcAGAGAGGAAAAACGCGATGACTCCCATTAGGGAAGATAAGGAGATACTAAGTAAGTCACCTAGTTTAGATTTCTCCAAAGGCTTCGAAGGAACTAGAGAACATCTTCAACACATTGAAGATGAGATGAATTATAGAATATCGGCTAGAAATAGTGTAAACAAGACGAAGCCATTGATGGTTGTCGTAGAGAATAGCCCGATGCACAGACCTTTCGATGAACTCGGTGTGAGAAGGCGGCCAGGGATCCCTCATTCGAATATTTGCGCAATGTGTgacacatatatttatatttttcgaCATCGTTGCTTG GTATGTGGAAGGGTGTATTGTAGAGAGTGTGTTCTAACAGGAATGGGAGACATGCATGAAGGACGTAAGTGTATTGAGTGCTTGGGAAGGAGATTCAGTGAAAG GTATATACATAAGGCGGGAGAGATGGGCTGTTACTGTTGGAAATACCCTAACAATGTAAGGTCGCAAGAGCTCAAATGGGCTGAGAAAGGGCCGAGGAGAGGCCGAGAAAGGAGGCCGGAGAGGAGCGGCATGGCATCGAGGCCAATGAGTCCGATGATGACGCCGGGGGGGATGCCGGGAACACCTTCAATGTCCTACATGTCTAGGACAAGAAGCCCAACTGTAGGAACACCATTGAGATCACCTTGTCACAATGTTGGCATGAGTCCTTATAATGTCAAGAGATCATCTGACTTCCCTTCTAGTCCTTATGCTTTTCCTCTGTGA